TCGGGCAGCTGTGATTCATCGAGATGGTGCGCCTCGCGTACGAACGTCAGTAGCGTATCTCCTTCGCGCTTGACCAACGGTGGCTTGATCCCCTCGATGGCGGCCAGCTCGAAGCGGTTCTCAGGCATCTTCTCGGCGATCGCATAGAGCAGCTTGTCGTTCACCAGCCAGCCGCGGGGCAGATTGCGACGCCGTGCCTCGCCCTCACGCCACAGCGTCATGCGCCGATAGGCCTCGATCTGGCGTGACGAAAGCCGCCACAGCTGTCGATGACGCAGATACCACTGACCGTCACCCTCCACGCTGCGCCCGGCCTGGGCGACCAGTTCGGCACAATCCCTCTCCAGCCAGGCCAACCGGCCCAGCGCCTCGAGGCGGGCACACTGCAGCTTCCACACTTCGAGCAGGTAGACCACATCGAGGGCGGCATAAAGCCTTTGTGCCTCGGAGAGCGGCCGTACCAACCAGTCGGAGCGGGTCTCCTCCTTGGGCAGGTTTGCACCGGTCCACTTCTCGACCAGCCGCTGGTAGCCAATGGCGGCGTCCTCGCTCAGCAATGCTTGAGCCATCTGCGTGTCCACCAGCGGCGAGACGACTACCCCCGCCCATACCGCCAGCACTTCAAGGTCCTCGCTACTGCTATGCAGCAGCTTCAAGGGACCATGCGTGAGCAGATCGCGCAGCGCCTGCGTTGGTGCGACGGCCTGGGGATCGATCAGGTAGACCTGCTCGCCAGCGGTGAACTGCACCAGGGCGGGAATCGGGTGGAAGGTGGACTCGCGAAAGAATTCGGTATCCAGCGCCACGACATCGGCCTTGGTCAGCTCGGCACAGGCGGCATCCAAGGCCAGTGACGTATCGACCCAGACGATATCGGGCGCGGGGGACTCAGGTGGGATAGACATAATCGCTCGAGTGGACGCAGGGCGCCGGTGGTTCATTCACTTGTAAAGGGCAGGCGGCCGTTGAAGGCGCGGCTCAGCGTGCCGCCATCGACATACTCGAGCTCGCCGCCCATGGGGACGCCGTAGGCGAGGCGC
This DNA window, taken from Halomonas sp. TA22, encodes the following:
- a CDS encoding HRDC domain-containing protein, which gives rise to MSIPPESPAPDIVWVDTSLALDAACAELTKADVVALDTEFFRESTFHPIPALVQFTAGEQVYLIDPQAVAPTQALRDLLTHGPLKLLHSSSEDLEVLAVWAGVVVSPLVDTQMAQALLSEDAAIGYQRLVEKWTGANLPKEETRSDWLVRPLSEAQRLYAALDVVYLLEVWKLQCARLEALGRLAWLERDCAELVAQAGRSVEGDGQWYLRHRQLWRLSSRQIEAYRRMTLWREGEARRRNLPRGWLVNDKLLYAIAEKMPENRFELAAIEGIKPPLVKREGDTLLTFVREAHHLDESQLPEPQLSPLAAPFKKRLKALKRVVNAEAEQLGIAPEVLMRRRELEGLVTASLLGEPLTLPDGWRGERLAAPLQAVLAEENPA